GACGCACGCAACCTTCTGGACGATCCTGACACTTTGTTTGTTGATCTGCGCGACGTCCGTGAAATTGAACGTCTCGGTGGCATCCAAGGGGCGCATTGCTGCGCACGTGGACTGCTTGAATTCGCAATGGACCCCGAGAGCCCCTATTTCCGGGAGGTGTTCACACAATACAAAAATTACATCTTCTACTGTGACAACGGCCTGCGTTCCACCCTTGCGGCGCAACTGGCAATGCAGTTCGGCCTGCAGAACGTGCTCTGCCTCTCTGGTGGGCTTGAGGCTTGGCTTGAGGCCGGACGTCGGCTCGAACCCCTGCGTTGGACCGCCACCGCAGACTAAGCCTCCCTTGTAGATCCCGCCGAAATGGATCACCCTTACAGCGACCTATAGGAACTGGAGGGCGCCGGATTGGCACAAAACATCACCAAGGGCGTCAAGGCCCTGCTGGCCGAGGCCAATGAGACCGTCACCACCATGTCGATCTCTGAAGCCAAGGAAAAGGCGCAAGACCCCGCCTATGTCTTTGTCGATCTGCGCGACATACGCGAACTGCAACGCTCTGGCCTGATCCCCGGTGCCTTTTCCTGCCCCCGCGGCATGCTGGAGTTCTGGATCGATCCCGACAGCCCCTATCACAAGCCGGTGTTCAATCAGGACAAGACCTATGTGTTTTACTGCGCCAGCGCCTGGCGGTCCGCCCTGAGTGCCAAGATCGCCATGGAAATGGGGCTGAAACCTGTGATGCATCTCGAAGGCGGCTTTACCGCCTGGGAGAAGGCCGGCGGGCCTATCGTGCCACGGACAACCTGATGTCCCAGCCATCCCGGCAATTACACCCGGCCGCACGCGGCTGCTAGCACTGGTGGCAGAACCTGCTATGGGTTCAAGGAGGGGTTTATTTCAAACTGAACCACGGCCACCGCGGCCCGGACAGAGCAGGGACCATATCATGCCGTCACGCCGACAAATCCTTCTGGCCTTGGTGAGCCTGGCTGCAGGCACCGGGCTCTCCACGGTGCCGGGTCGGCTCGTGGCGGCCAACCAGACCCAAACCCAGACGCGGGCCCAGACTCCGGGTTATGCCCTGGATCTTGCCACCACAAAGGTAACATTTGGTTTTCGCCTCAATGGCAGTTGGCAAAACGGCACGATGCCTATTTCCAGCTCACAGGTGGCGCTGGACCCCAAACAGCTGACCGACACCCGGGTTGCGGTTTCGCTGGATGCAAGGGCCGCCAGAACTGGTCTGATCTTTGCCACCAAGGCCATGACCGGCCCCAAAATTCTGGATGTCGCGCATTTTCCGACCATCCGCTTTGTCACCCGCCGCGTCCTGCTCGGCCCCGAAGGGCGCCTGTCCAATGGCGCCGAACTCATCGGCGACCTCACCCTGCGCGGGATAACCCTGCCGCTTTCGCTGCAGATCGCCCTGTTTCGTCGCACCGG
The genomic region above belongs to Phaeobacter sp. G2 and contains:
- a CDS encoding rhodanese-like domain-containing protein, with the protein product MAQNITKGVKALLAEANETVTTMSISEAKEKAQDPAYVFVDLRDIRELQRSGLIPGAFSCPRGMLEFWIDPDSPYHKPVFNQDKTYVFYCASAWRSALSAKIAMEMGLKPVMHLEGGFTAWEKAGGPIVPRTT
- a CDS encoding rhodanese-like domain-containing protein; this translates as MNVISPKRLSQILSEAEAVITQISVTDARNLLDDPDTLFVDLRDVREIERLGGIQGAHCCARGLLEFAMDPESPYFREVFTQYKNYIFYCDNGLRSTLAAQLAMQFGLQNVLCLSGGLEAWLEAGRRLEPLRWTATAD
- a CDS encoding YceI family protein; this encodes MPSRRQILLALVSLAAGTGLSTVPGRLVAANQTQTQTRAQTPGYALDLATTKVTFGFRLNGSWQNGTMPISSSQVALDPKQLTDTRVAVSLDARAARTGLIFATKAMTGPKILDVAHFPTIRFVTRRVLLGPEGRLSNGAELIGDLTLRGITLPLSLQIALFRRTGSAVDDLSRLDVTLQGSLSRAAYGASGYAGLVGDTVRLDIRAGLHQLA